The genome window cggaTAAAAGCCTAGGCTGTCCATTCTTTCCTTCTAAAACAATCTGCCCtgtccaggtattagtctagtaaacctctgaactgcttcgaatgcattcatacatccttccttaaataataagaccaatactgtgcacagtactccagatatggtctcaccagtgtcctgtacaactgaagcataatatccCTACTTTTACATTCAACTGTCCTTGCAATAAACtataatattctattagctttatATTTACTAGCTGTACCTGCAAttcaaccttttgtgattcatgtagtaGAACACCAGATCTctgtgcatctcagagctctggtggcacagtggttagcaccgctgcctcagtgccagaaacctgggtttgattcccgggttaggtcactgtggagtctgcacgttctccctgtgtctgtgaatttcctccaggttctctggttttctcccacagttggaaagacgtgctggttggatgcattggccatgctaaattctccctcagtgtacccgaaaaggcgccggagtgtggtgactgggggatactcacagtaacttcattcagtgttaatgtaagcctacttatgacacgagTAAATAAAGTTTATCCCTCGTGCTTattttgttcttcctgccaaaatggacaattttgcatttttccacattatactccattttccaGATCTTTGACCACtcgcttaacctgtctatatgtcTTTATCGCCTCCTTGTGTGGCCTTTACAAcacactttcctacctatctttgtatcatcagcaaatttagcaactataccatctgtcccttcatccaaaggCATTTATAAAGATTGTAAttgaggtctcagcactgatccctgtggcacactactGGTCATATCCCACCGACCAGAAAAGGACCTAGTCATGgataccctctgcttcctgttggctagccaatcttctatccatgccgatatgttaccccctacacctcGAGCTTTTATCTTCCGCAATAATCTTTgaagtgaacaaagaaaattgcagcgcaagaacaggcccttcggccctccaagcttgcaccaactGAACTactctttcggggaccatatccctctattcccatcctattcatgtatttgtcaaggtgccccttaaaagtcactattgtatctgcttccactacctccctcggcactgagttccaggcactcatcatcttctgtgtaaaaaaaaacttgccttgtacatgccctttaaaccttgcccctcgcaccttaaacctatgccccctagcttctgactatccaccctgtccatgtccctcataatcttgtagacttctatcaggtcccccctcaacctccgtcattgcagtgaaaaccaagtttcttcaacctcaagTGACACTTATCATAAGCCTTCTGGAATATCGCGGTAGGAGATTTGTACGGACTGATGAAATATATTGGAGCTACAATGCACTGCAAATGTTGGGAGTGCGTCTGATTATGCACCCAAATGGGAGAAGGGTGTTAAATTGCAGTATTGCCATGTGTATTTCATCTGAATTGGCTACTATAAATAGACAACAGCAGAATCTTTTATTCTTTCCTTTGCTCAGAAGTGCCTAGGCCCCAAACCTGGTAACTGCCCACAGTTGGCATTGTGGCCTAAGCAACTGTGGCCACAATCCAATGTCTTGGAATACTGTATGAATAACCATTAAAAAACTGATGTAAACGGTAAGTAATAAAAATGCCAGTTTTATTTTGGTCATTCCAAATGTctaaaatttgatttttttttcaataatcCTATGTAATAATGTTTTGAATTTCATCCTATTTGACTGAGTAAAGACAGCAGTCATTATTTTCGATCATGGTTTAGGGTCGACCAATTCTCAGGAGCAAAACGACTTACTGAAATTACACCCTTCATCCTGTTCCTCGGACAACTTttcctgaacacacacacacagcaagaatgGTAACTTACGTTAAACCGTTTCTTGCCCAACGCATGATTTTGTTTGAAGGAACATGCTTCAAGACCAGAACCATTGTGATGTCTCACAGGCTTGTACCTCAAAGAAAAAAAACCAGACACATCTACCCGGTAACTACAGCAGTTGCAGAAAAGTTCTGCGTGTATTCTGCTGCCCTGGCCGAAGGGAATCTCTGGAGAGGGGCAACGGGAATAAAAGAATACTTAAGATtttaagttatttttaaaaaatctttcaagAAACAAGTTTTGCAAGTGTCAAATTTGATGCTGTAACATGTAAAAACATCTCTGGTAAGCTGTGTAAATCATGGTGATGACCCTTAATAACTGCCTGTAAATCACCATGATGAAGTTAATTTTATATCGTGCAGTTAAAGTGGGCATGGGAGGACTGACACTGATCTCCGTGAAAGCTGAGCCTTCTGAAGCATGGAAGCCCCCCGCTCGTTTGGGTGCTTTGGTGGTGATGGCTCTTCCAAACACTGAATCGACAGAGCTGAGTTTGATGGGATGGGGTTTGTGTATGACGACAGCAGCGTTGCATTCAGTTTCTGAACTGTAACAACTCTCGGGAGTGGCCTCTCCCGTTTCCCCGAGCACGTCCAAGAGATTCCAGTCTTCGGTTACCACGTCATCTTGCAGATAGAGGGCCACCTCCTGGTCCGATGGTGAGGGCTTCTGGATTGTCTCGGCTCCATCTAGTTTCCCAGTGGGATTTGTACTGTATCTCACCCACTGAAGATTCTCATCACATGGAGACCAAGGATCCCACAGCTGAAATGCAGTCATCTTCGATGGTAAAGATCGGGAAAGATCAGGTCCATGAAGAGAAGGGGGGAAGAAATGTCAATTAAACACCTTTTCACTTTTAATGCTTGCGATGAGAACAAAAATCCAATTGCATTGATCACATTTGAAAATTATTTTGATTTCACGCTCTTTCTCATCCATAATATACtaagtttttaagtttgttttattagtgtcacaagtaggcttacattaacactacattttgttctggggatctgggctaaattcccgccacagcagatggtagaatctgaattcaattaaaaaaatatctggaattaataatctactgatgaccatgaaaccactgttgattgttggaaaaactcatctggttcactaactagGAAATCTCTAAAggtctggtctgcatgtgactccagagc of Mustelus asterias chromosome 3, sMusAst1.hap1.1, whole genome shotgun sequence contains these proteins:
- the LOC144485168 gene encoding FANCD2 opposite strand protein-like translates to MTAFQLWDPWSPCDENLQWVRYSTNPTGKLDGAETIQKPSPSDQEVALYLQDDVVTEDWNLLDVLGETGEATPESCYSSETECNAAVVIHKPHPIKLSSVDSVFGRAITTKAPKRAGGFHASEGSAFTEISVSPPMPTLTARYKINFIMVIYRQLLRVITMIYTAYQRCFYMLQHQI